The genomic region CGCAACGGCCCGGTCGGCTGATGCGCCCGGGCCCGCTGGCCTCGTTGCTGTGGACGGGGCTGCGCCGCAACCTCGCGATGACCGGGGCGGTGATCGTCACGGTGACGATCTGCCTGGCGATGCTCGGCGCGGGCCTGCTGCTGCGGGCCCAGGTGCACACCATCGACGGCTTCCTGCTCGACCAGATCGAGGTCGTCGTCGACCTCTCCGACGGCATCACCCCCGCCGAGCGGTCCGCACTGGAGGCGGAGATGCGCCGTGACCCGCTGATCGTCGGTGTGCACTACGAGACGAAGAAGCAGGTGTACGAGCGGTTCCGCCGCGACTTCCGGGGCTCGCCCGACGTCGTCGCCGGGGTCGGCCCCGAGGATCTGCCCGCGGCCCTGCGGCTGACCCTGGCCGATCCTCGGGCGTCGCGCGACATCGTCGTCACCTACACCGGGCTCGACGGGGTGGAGGCGGTCCGGGACCAGCGTGCCCTGCTCGATCCGCTCTACCGCTTCCTCGACGCCTTCACCGTCGGCGCCTTCACCCTGGCCGCCGTGCAGGCGCTCGCCTCGTTCGCGCTGATCTACACGATGATCCGGATCTCCGCGCACGGCCGCCGCCGGGAGACGGCGATCATGAAGCTGGTCGGGGCATCGAACGGGACGATCCGGGCGCCGTTCGTGCTGGAGAGCGCCGTCGCGGGGCTGGCCGGTGGGCTGCTCGCCGCCGGCGTGCTGGTCGCGGCGAAGGTGTTCCTGGTCGACGGCCAGTTCGCGCGGCAGACGATGTTCCCGCTGTTCGGCTGGTCCGCGGTCTGGGAGTCGGCGGTCGTGGTCCTCGCCGCCGGCGTGGTGGCCGCCGCGGTGATGGCGTCGATCGCACTGCGCCGCCACCTGCGCGTCTGAGCCGCCCCCGCATGATCGATACAATGGTGGATGGCTGCCGGCCCAGCGCCGTGCGGGCGT from Frankia alni ACN14a harbors:
- the ftsX gene encoding permease-like cell division protein FtsX gives rise to the protein MRPGPLASLLWTGLRRNLAMTGAVIVTVTICLAMLGAGLLLRAQVHTIDGFLLDQIEVVVDLSDGITPAERSALEAEMRRDPLIVGVHYETKKQVYERFRRDFRGSPDVVAGVGPEDLPAALRLTLADPRASRDIVVTYTGLDGVEAVRDQRALLDPLYRFLDAFTVGAFTLAAVQALASFALIYTMIRISAHGRRRETAIMKLVGASNGTIRAPFVLESAVAGLAGGLLAAGVLVAAKVFLVDGQFARQTMFPLFGWSAVWESAVVVLAAGVVAAAVMASIALRRHLRV